Proteins from a genomic interval of Papaver somniferum cultivar HN1 chromosome 4, ASM357369v1, whole genome shotgun sequence:
- the LOC113273237 gene encoding uncharacterized protein LOC113273237 yields the protein MEFFSRHLVVAQQNKILKGIKVAANSLAINHLLFADDFLIFTQANTTSTNKLLTLLHDFSSQSGQVINFEKSDVQFSRATMVKQVLNSLPVYQMGSFKLTDKLCKKLTTIQRKFFWGHSSNKGFNPISYSKLCKPKDFGGLAFRDMEKLNLALLTKLAWRVCTENDQLWVKLLGSKYFKYGNILHQTLEAKNCSYMWNGIIKGLQIIQKNYFMEVNNGRKTKIWIDKWINGLDHPPLLANDLHRFYQDVS from the exons ATGGAATTTTTCTCTAGACACCTTGTTGTTGCTCAACAAAACAAGATTCTAAAAGGCATTAAAGTGGCTGCTAATTCTCTAGCTATTAATCATctactttttgcagatgacttCTTGATTTTCACTCAAGCAAATACTACTTCAACTAATAAACTTCTAACTCTACTTCATGATTTCAGCTCACAGTCAGGGCAAGTAATCAATTTTGAGAAATCTGATGTTCAATTCA GTCGAGCTACTATGGTTAAGCAAGTTCTTAATTCACTCCCAGTCTATCAAATGGGGTCTTTCAAGCTGACAGATAAATTATGTAAGAAGTTAACAACCATCCAGCGGAAATTTTTCTGGGGACATTCTTCAAACAAAGGTTTCAATCCTATTTCCTACTCTAAGTTGTGTAAACCAAAAGATTTTGGAGGTTTAGCATTTAGAGACATGGAAAAACTTAATCTAGCCTTACTCACCAAACTTGCTTGGAGAGTCTGCACTGAGAATGATCAGCTTTGGGTAAAACTTCTGGGAAGTAAGTACTTCAAGTATGGAAATATTCTTCATCAAACCCTAGAAGCTAAAAATTGTTCATATATGTGGAATGGAATCATTAAAGGTCTCCAGATCATCCAGAAAAACTACTTCATGGAGGTAAATAACGGAAGGAAAACAAAAATTTGGATTGATAAGTGGATTAATGGTCTGGATCATCCTCCACTTCTAGCTAATGATTTGCACAGATTCTATCAAGATGTCTCTTAA